From one Henningerozyma blattae CBS 6284 chromosome 1, complete genome genomic stretch:
- the TBLA0A07070 gene encoding uncharacterized protein: MFFTNSDLQLLNFLNFEKPNYTTVTTTTLSFSNGHVLPRTALEFPSNDQIFVQLRNLMFDNSLPSSSSSSTFIAKIIKLDPINLNKSFIKNIDNTTTTLDQQIVEFTWLLEDSISMTNLNQHFNLNSISNWLLNLKDLTHTNWDSSTIINNLIKNSIASCLKDIYRKNNLLELSNMWDRYVRLPTIKYLFNFINSNLVLSDSCSETPLKLTLIIIIILKQLRFSLNLIDSNLLPYILKLKKIHYLNTILSTLIHKLSINDSKFVRNMNQLIEFFIFKIQLSLFFLSEDYNSIDILPSMTIQQKNTLFNHLDYFTVNLITQIHTLQSQFRIKNLFGLNLLFIKLFPNYFFHSIQDSNLNLTEFKKQLNLIGLKLSANLMEITPNLPHNPTKDALEQSQYDQFRHLVLKLFINFFFLDNKSDSTNYLTNLDSVYYQFLDSNKYFRNKCIFQLYFISIISLFNNNMLIFDKFFYLLKSTIKDNSFITYNFIKRLELLRKLSKNELDLDSDSKLNEYFAQFNDLNIILY, from the coding sequence ATGTTTTTCACTAATAGtgatttacaattattgaattttttgaatttcgaAAAGCCAAATTATACTACTGTAACTACAACAACACTTTCCTTCTCTAATGGACATGTACTTCCTCGCACTGCTTTAGAATTTCCCTCCAACGATCAAATCTTTGTTCAGTTGAGAAATTTGATGTTTGATAATAGTTTaccttcatcttcttcatcttccaCTTTCATAGCcaaaattatcaaactAGATCCAATAAACTTAAACAAATcgtttattaaaaatattgataatacaACAACCACTTTAGATCAGCAAATAGTAGAATTTACTTGGTTATTAGAGGATTCTATATCTATGACCAATTTAAATCAACATTTCAATTTGAATTCTATTTCAAATTGgcttttaaatttaaaagatttgaCACATACAAATTGGGATTCCTCGACTATaatcaataatttgatCAAGAATTCTATTGCAAGTtgtttaaaagatatttataggaaaaataatcttttaGAATTATCGAATATGTGGGATAGATATGTCAGATTACCTACTATTAAATATCtattcaatttcatcaattcTAATTTGGTACTGTCAGATTCTTGCTCCGAAACACCGTTAAAATTAACATTAATcatcattataattttaaaacaattgaGATTCTCTCTGAATCTCATAGATTCAAACTTACTACCTTACATTCtaaaactgaaaaaaattcattactTAAATACGATTCTATCTACTTTGATTCATAAGCTTTCCAttaatgattcaaaatttgTTAGAAATATGAATCAATTAATagaattctttatcttcaaGATTCAATTAAgtcttttctttctttcaGAAGATTATAACTCAATTGATATATTACCATCAATGACAATTCAACAAAAGAACACTTTATTTAATCATTTAGACTATTTCACAGTAAACTTAATAACACAAATTCATACATTACAATCTCAATTCCgcattaaaaatttatttggattaaatctattatttattaaattatttccaaattatttcttcCATTCCATTCaagattcaaatttaaatttaactgagtttaaaaaacaattgaatttaattgGATTAAAATTATCTGCTAATTTGATGGAAATTACTCCAAATTTACCACACAATCCTACAAAAGATGCATTAGAACAATCTCAGTATGATCAATTCCGTCATTTAGtcttaaaattattcattaacTTCTTTTTCCTGGATAATAAATCAGATTCCacaaattatttaactaATCTAGACTCtgtttattatcaattctTAGATTccaacaaatattttagaaataaatgcatttttcaattatatttcatttccatcatttctcttttcaataataatatgttgatttttgataaattcttttatcttttgaaatCAACTATAAAGgataattcatttataacttataattttattaaaagactTGAATTACTAAGAAAATTATCgaaaaatgaattagatCTAGATTCagattcaaaattaaacgAATATTTTGCACAATTCAATGATCTAAATATCATTCTTTACTAG